From Chloroflexota bacterium, the proteins below share one genomic window:
- a CDS encoding MFS transporter, with amino-acid sequence MDVPSAAASAPTPRSGLFYGWVLVGMLGITQTITWGIVYYGFTVLLPVLEAEQGWTRGQMSGAFSLAILLSGLGAAPVGRWLDARGPRLLMTAGSVAATLLLLALSQVTSLLQFYVVWALLGLTMSAILYEPAFAVVTAWFERKRTRAITSVTLMAGFASTVFMPVASWLIELQGWRMALVTLASFLALTTIPAHALMLRRRPEDLGLHVDGETPTAAESSGRPHGAKPRPAISVAAALREPAFRWLALAFSLATVTNIAIGVHLVAYLQDRQYDPAFAATATGMVGAMQVAGRVVLMILGDRFSFRGTSAVVLAIQPVSILVLLLAPGVAGVWAFIFLFGMMKGALTLLRPAVVVHLYGRERYATMAGALTAFVMGATALAPISAGVAYDVLHGYDLLLWSFVVLSALPVGAVLLARR; translated from the coding sequence ATGGACGTGCCCTCGGCAGCAGCCTCCGCCCCGACGCCCCGGTCCGGCCTCTTCTACGGCTGGGTGCTCGTCGGCATGCTCGGGATCACCCAGACGATCACCTGGGGCATCGTCTACTACGGCTTCACGGTCCTGTTGCCGGTCCTGGAGGCCGAGCAGGGCTGGACGCGCGGCCAGATGTCCGGGGCGTTCTCGCTGGCGATCCTGCTCTCAGGGTTGGGCGCCGCCCCGGTCGGCCGGTGGCTCGACGCGCGCGGCCCGCGCCTGCTGATGACGGCCGGCTCGGTCGCCGCCACGCTGCTGCTGCTGGCGCTCTCCCAGGTGACGAGCCTGCTCCAGTTTTATGTCGTGTGGGCGCTGCTCGGCCTCACCATGTCCGCCATCCTCTACGAGCCAGCCTTCGCCGTCGTCACGGCCTGGTTCGAGCGCAAACGGACCCGTGCCATCACGTCGGTCACCCTGATGGCCGGCTTCGCCAGCACCGTCTTCATGCCCGTCGCCAGCTGGCTCATCGAGCTGCAAGGCTGGCGGATGGCGCTGGTGACCCTGGCCAGCTTCCTGGCGCTGACCACGATCCCGGCCCACGCGCTGATGCTGCGGCGGCGGCCGGAAGACCTCGGGCTGCACGTCGACGGCGAGACGCCCACGGCGGCAGAGAGCAGCGGCCGCCCGCACGGCGCGAAGCCCCGCCCGGCCATCTCGGTGGCGGCGGCGCTCCGGGAGCCGGCCTTCCGCTGGCTGGCGCTGGCGTTCTCGCTGGCGACGGTCACCAACATCGCCATCGGCGTACACCTCGTGGCGTACTTGCAGGACCGCCAGTACGACCCCGCCTTCGCCGCCACGGCGACGGGGATGGTCGGCGCGATGCAGGTGGCCGGGCGGGTGGTGCTGATGATCCTGGGCGACCGGTTCTCGTTCCGGGGCACCTCGGCGGTGGTGCTGGCGATCCAGCCCGTCTCGATCCTGGTGCTGCTGCTGGCGCCCGGCGTGGCTGGCGTCTGGGCGTTCATCTTCCTGTTCGGGATGATGAAGGGGGCGCTGACCTTGCTGCGGCCGGCGGTCGTGGTGCACCTGTACGGGCGCGAGCGCTATGCGACGATGGCCGGCGCGCTGACGGCGTTCGTGATGGGGGCAACGGCGCTGGCCCCGATCAGCGCCGGCGTCGCCTACGACGTGCTGCACGGCTACGATCTGCTGCTGTGGTCGTTCGTCGTGCTCTCGGCGCTCCCGGTCGGCGCGGTGCTGCTGGCCCGGCGCTGA
- a CDS encoding L,D-transpeptidase family protein, with protein sequence MIGTSARPDQYPDLPSLHGGPIPPPPVAAARGSGLPFGLSPVAVGGLALLMLVVGVGAGLFGMSAIVATSPPAATFNVADGARDVPLASDVQVSITGWNTQLEHAALFRAELGPDGQIGAEQSLPVQASILRQSGQTDGTEVALKPGDGALLPDSRYRLVVKASGLVAGGVVPRPETVEREVRFTTLRSPTPRPQAAPLQMAWGQPLQIQWDSPIDSVGYKIEPPTAVRTQVDPNNRQVSALWLENPADGQTYTVTVAEARGANGLPLRNGQAAPYTVVAPKRPALLDADEPITTEIGKPVSLRWSQPMDRLKVQSDPPLTVNWAVDRKDPQLVQLTVEGLAQGTTYELTFADAYAKGGAPAAEPPTVTLQTPGRLMVEDWDLGVELGQRVPAKTKPVIIFEQPIRDRKAALSAISMEPNVPGKWDWLDDRRVQFTPTKTLPFDAEVTIKIKPGQGGARSVAGSYFENEAILSFVTEEDKLIDVDVTRQMMTLYEKGKVVRTFKVATGVPGADTPLGEFNVEYKMPTARFQGTNVNGSRYDIPDVHWVLAFMGDYTIHGSYWRSGFGAPASNGCVSLSDDDAKVVFDWAPDGTRIKIHY encoded by the coding sequence ATGATCGGAACATCCGCGCGGCCAGACCAGTACCCTGACCTTCCCTCGCTGCACGGCGGCCCGATCCCGCCGCCGCCTGTCGCCGCTGCGCGTGGCTCCGGGCTGCCGTTCGGCCTCTCGCCGGTGGCGGTGGGCGGGCTGGCCCTCCTGATGCTCGTGGTGGGCGTCGGGGCCGGGCTGTTTGGGATGTCCGCCATCGTGGCCACGTCGCCGCCTGCCGCCACCTTCAACGTCGCCGACGGCGCGCGTGATGTGCCGCTCGCCAGCGACGTCCAGGTCAGCATCACCGGCTGGAACACCCAGCTCGAACATGCCGCCCTGTTCCGGGCCGAGCTCGGCCCGGATGGGCAGATCGGTGCTGAGCAGTCGTTGCCGGTCCAGGCGTCGATTCTCCGTCAGAGCGGCCAGACGGACGGCACGGAGGTCGCGCTCAAGCCGGGCGACGGCGCGCTGCTGCCGGATTCGCGGTACCGGCTGGTCGTCAAGGCGAGCGGGCTGGTCGCCGGCGGCGTGGTGCCACGGCCCGAGACCGTCGAGCGTGAGGTTCGCTTCACCACGCTCCGCTCGCCGACGCCCCGCCCGCAGGCTGCTCCGCTGCAGATGGCCTGGGGCCAGCCACTCCAGATCCAGTGGGATAGCCCCATCGACAGCGTTGGCTACAAGATCGAGCCGCCGACTGCCGTGCGGACGCAGGTCGATCCGAACAACCGGCAGGTATCGGCACTCTGGCTGGAGAACCCGGCCGACGGCCAGACCTACACGGTGACGGTGGCCGAGGCGCGCGGCGCGAACGGCCTGCCGCTCCGCAACGGCCAGGCGGCCCCGTACACCGTCGTCGCGCCGAAGCGGCCCGCGCTGCTCGACGCCGACGAGCCGATCACAACCGAGATCGGCAAGCCGGTCAGCCTGCGCTGGAGCCAGCCGATGGACCGTCTCAAGGTGCAGTCGGATCCGCCGCTGACCGTCAACTGGGCGGTGGACCGCAAGGATCCGCAGCTGGTGCAGCTGACCGTTGAGGGGCTGGCCCAGGGCACAACCTATGAGCTGACCTTCGCGGACGCCTATGCGAAGGGCGGGGCGCCGGCCGCCGAGCCGCCGACCGTCACCCTCCAGACGCCCGGCCGGCTGATGGTCGAGGACTGGGATCTCGGGGTCGAGCTGGGGCAGCGCGTCCCGGCCAAAACGAAGCCGGTCATCATCTTCGAGCAGCCGATCCGCGACCGCAAGGCTGCCCTCTCAGCGATCTCGATGGAGCCGAACGTCCCCGGAAAGTGGGACTGGCTCGACGACCGCCGCGTGCAGTTCACTCCGACGAAGACGCTCCCCTTTGACGCCGAGGTGACCATCAAGATCAAGCCCGGTCAGGGCGGCGCGCGCTCGGTGGCTGGCAGCTACTTCGAGAACGAGGCGATCCTCAGCTTCGTCACCGAAGAGGACAAGCTGATCGACGTGGACGTGACCCGCCAGATGATGACCCTCTACGAGAAGGGGAAGGTGGTCAGGACGTTCAAGGTGGCGACGGGCGTTCCCGGCGCGGACACGCCCCTCGGCGAGTTCAACGTCGAGTACAAGATGCCCACTGCTCGCTTCCAGGGGACCAACGTCAACGGCTCCCGCTACGACATCCCCGATGTCCACTGGGTCCTCGCCTTCATGGGCGACTACACCATCCACGGCTCGTACTGGCGCAGCGGGTTCGGGGCGCCAGCCAGCAACGGCTGCGTGAGCCTCTCGGACGACGACGCCAAGGTCGTCTTCGACTGGGCCCCGGACGGTACCCGCATCAAGATTCACTACTGA
- a CDS encoding LLM class F420-dependent oxidoreductase, with translation MQIGVVIPQTEIPVEPSAIRDYVQAVQDLGFAHVVTSDHVLGANPAGHPGWSRPQVHTTVVHEPFVLFGFIAGAAPKLGVLSSVVILPQRQATLVAKQAAEADLLTGGKLRLGVGIGWNPVEFEGLNENFKNRGRRFEEQVALMRALWSDESTSFSGEFHTVTAAGIAPLPVQRPIPIWVGATAEAAVKRATRIADGYLPLGPINGQGTFAETVERVHGWLREAGRDPATFGIEARLNAATGTPDDWRKTVEEWRGLGASHLQIATAGGGLQSVDAHIARLREARAVLDA, from the coding sequence ATGCAGATCGGGGTTGTGATTCCGCAGACGGAGATCCCCGTCGAGCCGTCCGCCATCCGCGACTACGTCCAGGCCGTGCAGGATCTCGGGTTCGCCCACGTCGTGACCTCGGATCACGTGCTCGGCGCGAACCCGGCTGGCCATCCTGGCTGGAGCCGGCCCCAGGTCCACACGACGGTCGTCCACGAGCCATTCGTGCTGTTCGGGTTCATCGCCGGGGCCGCGCCGAAGCTCGGCGTCCTCAGCAGCGTGGTGATCCTGCCGCAGCGGCAGGCGACCCTCGTGGCGAAGCAGGCGGCCGAAGCAGACCTGCTGACCGGCGGCAAGCTGCGGCTGGGCGTCGGCATCGGCTGGAACCCCGTCGAGTTCGAGGGCCTGAACGAGAACTTCAAGAACCGGGGGCGGCGTTTCGAGGAGCAGGTGGCGCTGATGCGGGCGCTCTGGTCCGACGAATCAACCTCGTTCTCGGGCGAGTTCCACACCGTGACAGCGGCCGGCATCGCGCCGCTGCCGGTCCAGCGGCCGATCCCGATCTGGGTCGGGGCGACCGCCGAGGCGGCCGTCAAGCGCGCCACGCGCATCGCCGACGGCTACCTGCCGCTCGGGCCGATCAACGGGCAGGGCACGTTTGCCGAGACCGTCGAGCGGGTCCACGGCTGGCTGCGCGAGGCCGGGCGCGATCCGGCGACGTTCGGCATCGAGGCGCGGCTGAACGCGGCAACCGGGACGCCCGACGACTGGCGCAAGACGGTCGAGGAGTGGCGCGGCCTGGGAGCGAGCCATCTGCAGATCGCCACGGCCGGCGGCGGGCTTCAAAGCGTTGACGCGCACATCGCGCGGCTGCGGGAGGCGCGCGCGGTCCTCGACGCGTAG
- a CDS encoding Na+/H+ antiporter, which translates to MHEVELALALLVAVAALSTLARLLGVPQPIFQLVGGLLLALSPFVPNVVLHPDIVFLLFLPPLLYIAAFETAIRDVRALLQSILSLAVGLALATTVAVAVVTHLVVPSIGWAAAFALGAIVSPPDAVAAVAVLRRLSVPRQIVTLLEGESLFNDATALVAFRISVVAMATASFSLPSATVQFGLVGLGGIAVGLAVAAVIALVRKRIVDAPVEITISLLTPFAAYLPAEALGVSGVLATVTTGLAIGWWSPRLMDADVRVRSRAVWDMLIFVLNGMVFLLIGLQLSTILEVLRGRSLVELTTLGVAVSGAAIVTRLAWVALGEVIDRWRGQPASWREAAIVGWAGMRGAVSLATALALPLDTPDRPLLLFLAFAVILATLVGQGLTLPPLIRMLGVADDGAGAEQEAHARRVAVDAACARIVQLADEWPDHKPLVDTLKVQYGHRKTHLHELQALGDGVEEVEGQTSEGAAEQELIEHRAIRRAVIDAERAAILELREAGEIGDQVWRRVERDLDLEELRLEA; encoded by the coding sequence GTGCACGAGGTTGAGCTGGCCCTGGCGCTGCTGGTGGCGGTGGCTGCGCTGTCCACGCTGGCGCGGCTGCTGGGCGTGCCCCAGCCGATCTTCCAACTGGTGGGCGGGCTGCTGCTGGCGCTCAGCCCGTTCGTGCCGAACGTGGTCTTGCACCCCGACATTGTGTTCCTGCTGTTCCTGCCGCCGCTGCTCTATATCGCCGCGTTCGAGACGGCGATCCGCGACGTGCGGGCGCTGCTCCAGTCGATCCTCTCGCTGGCGGTCGGGCTGGCGCTCGCCACCACGGTCGCCGTGGCCGTCGTGACGCATCTGGTGGTCCCGAGCATCGGGTGGGCGGCGGCCTTCGCGCTGGGGGCCATCGTGTCGCCGCCGGATGCCGTCGCAGCGGTCGCGGTGCTGCGACGGTTGAGCGTGCCGCGCCAGATCGTCACGCTGCTGGAGGGCGAGAGCCTGTTCAACGACGCGACGGCGCTGGTGGCGTTCCGGATCTCCGTGGTGGCGATGGCGACGGCCAGCTTCTCGCTGCCCTCGGCCACGGTCCAGTTCGGGCTGGTGGGGCTGGGTGGCATCGCCGTCGGGCTGGCCGTGGCGGCGGTCATCGCGCTGGTCCGCAAGCGGATCGTGGATGCACCCGTCGAGATCACGATCTCGCTCCTGACGCCGTTCGCCGCGTACCTGCCGGCCGAAGCGCTCGGCGTCTCGGGGGTGCTGGCGACGGTGACGACCGGCCTGGCTATCGGCTGGTGGTCGCCGCGGCTGATGGATGCCGACGTGCGGGTGCGGTCTCGGGCCGTCTGGGACATGCTGATCTTCGTCCTAAACGGGATGGTCTTCCTGCTGATCGGTCTTCAGCTCTCGACGATCCTGGAGGTGTTGCGCGGCCGGTCGCTGGTGGAGCTGACGACGCTCGGGGTGGCGGTCAGCGGGGCCGCCATCGTAACGCGGCTGGCCTGGGTGGCGCTCGGGGAGGTGATCGACCGCTGGCGGGGGCAGCCGGCCTCCTGGCGTGAGGCAGCGATCGTCGGCTGGGCCGGTATGCGCGGCGCAGTCTCCCTGGCGACGGCGCTGGCGCTGCCCCTGGACACCCCGGACCGCCCGCTGCTGCTGTTCCTGGCGTTCGCGGTGATCCTGGCGACGCTGGTGGGCCAGGGGCTGACGCTGCCGCCGCTGATTCGGATGCTCGGGGTGGCGGATGACGGCGCTGGCGCAGAGCAGGAGGCGCACGCCCGCCGGGTGGCGGTGGACGCGGCCTGTGCGCGCATCGTGCAACTGGCCGACGAGTGGCCAGATCACAAGCCGCTGGTGGACACGCTGAAGGTGCAGTACGGGCACCGCAAGACGCACCTGCACGAGCTGCAAGCCCTGGGCGACGGGGTCGAGGAGGTCGAGGGCCAGACGTCCGAGGGGGCCGCCGAGCAGGAGCTGATCGAGCACCGCGCCATCCGCCGCGCCGTCATCGATGCCGAGCGCGCGGCCATTCTGGAGCTGCGGGAGGCGGGGGAGATCGGGGATCAAGTGTGGCGGCGGGTCGAGCGCGACCTGGACCTTGAGGAGCTGCGGCTCGAAGCGTAG
- a CDS encoding glycosyltransferase family 39 protein has translation MSGGVRPRRDIGRAEAAGLLAVVLLASVLNLLWLDREAFGNTYYAAAVKSMLTGWSAFFFAAFDGGGFVTVDKPPVGLWVQAASAKLFGFSGLAILLPQAVAGIVSVAALWWLVRRAYGGAAGVLAAGALAVTPIFVVTSRNNTMDGLLILVLLLAVWAGSRAAERGHLRSLLLCAALMGLGYNIKMLQAFLALPGLWAAYLLCAPRRWPIRLAHLTVATVVLAAASLSWTVAVDLTPSAQRPYIGSSGSNSALSLALGYNGLGRVTQAIASRLPIPGLDGLTVDLTAAPGFAPGIGNPGPLRLLSDALAGQGSWLLPLALLGLAAAGAEWAGARTAASGVRRRRVVALLVWGVWLAACLGYFSAARFYHIYYLIMLGPPVAALAGIGVASGWQAYRRATMLRGSRTPRLSGMVRAGGALLLPLMLLVSGLVQARIVLAYPAWTDLVAPLALGGSLLTASVLAALGLFPVALLPRRRASRLASVAVALACACLLVGPTLWSGISVWNNNGAAWLPEAGPRGGGRGPVAAGGQSVTAMVLGPALGRLVGQGAVGDGPGRPGPGGGPFGGPGSNGPNGGFGGPGGPPGFSGRGAGGGPPGTGPQGTGVQGGGPGGPPGGRGQGGPGGFGGPGGFGGPGGGGGALTFAGDQWNSLDPGLIGFLLVNQGSARFLVATPTSTYASVVMLMADRPAMALGGYQGWDRILTPDTLARQVALGTVRFFWIGGGGGAAGGGPRPPMAQPADGSTVVSSSQDATADLLAWVRDRCEVVDPEVWQTDQRETRGYQLYDCGALLAPASVAAR, from the coding sequence ATGAGCGGCGGTGTCCGGCCGCGCCGGGACATCGGGCGGGCTGAGGCGGCGGGCCTGCTGGCAGTCGTGCTGCTCGCCAGCGTCCTCAACCTGCTCTGGCTCGACCGCGAGGCGTTCGGCAACACCTACTACGCCGCCGCCGTGAAGAGCATGCTGACGGGCTGGTCGGCGTTCTTCTTCGCCGCGTTCGACGGCGGCGGCTTCGTGACGGTGGACAAGCCGCCGGTCGGGCTGTGGGTGCAGGCGGCCAGCGCAAAGCTGTTCGGGTTCAGCGGCCTTGCGATCTTGCTGCCGCAAGCCGTGGCCGGGATCGTGTCGGTGGCCGCGCTCTGGTGGCTCGTGCGGCGGGCATACGGCGGGGCGGCCGGCGTGCTGGCCGCCGGCGCGCTGGCGGTCACCCCGATCTTCGTAGTGACCAGCCGCAACAACACGATGGACGGCCTGCTGATCCTGGTGCTGCTGCTGGCCGTCTGGGCCGGCTCGCGGGCCGCCGAGCGTGGACATCTGCGCTCCCTCCTGCTGTGCGCCGCGCTGATGGGCCTCGGTTACAACATCAAGATGCTCCAGGCGTTCCTGGCGCTGCCAGGCCTGTGGGCGGCCTACCTGCTGTGCGCGCCGCGCCGCTGGCCGATCAGGCTGGCCCACCTGACCGTGGCGACGGTCGTCCTGGCGGCGGCGTCGCTCTCCTGGACGGTGGCGGTAGACCTGACGCCGTCCGCGCAGCGCCCGTACATCGGGTCGAGCGGCTCGAACTCGGCCCTGAGCCTTGCGCTGGGATACAACGGCCTCGGGCGGGTTACCCAGGCCATCGCATCACGGCTGCCGATCCCCGGGCTTGATGGCCTGACCGTCGATCTGACGGCTGCGCCCGGGTTCGCCCCCGGGATCGGCAACCCGGGGCCGCTGCGCCTGCTGAGCGACGCGCTGGCCGGCCAGGGGAGCTGGCTGCTGCCGCTGGCGCTGCTCGGGTTGGCAGCGGCCGGGGCCGAGTGGGCCGGCGCGCGCACCGCGGCCAGCGGGGTGCGACGCCGCCGGGTTGTGGCGCTCCTGGTCTGGGGCGTCTGGCTGGCTGCCTGCCTGGGCTACTTCAGCGCCGCCCGCTTCTACCACATCTACTACCTGATCATGCTCGGGCCGCCGGTGGCAGCGCTGGCCGGCATCGGGGTGGCGAGCGGCTGGCAGGCGTACCGGCGGGCGACGATGCTCCGGGGGTCCCGCACCCCCCGACTCAGTGGCATGGTGCGCGCAGGCGGCGCCCTGCTGCTGCCGCTCATGCTGCTGGTGTCCGGGCTGGTGCAGGCGCGGATCGTCCTGGCCTACCCCGCCTGGACCGATCTGGTGGCGCCGCTGGCCCTTGGCGGGAGCCTGCTGACGGCAAGCGTGCTGGCGGCACTGGGGCTGTTCCCAGTGGCGCTGCTGCCGCGTCGTCGCGCCTCGCGCCTGGCGTCCGTCGCGGTGGCGCTGGCGTGCGCCTGCCTCCTGGTTGGCCCGACGCTCTGGTCTGGTATCTCGGTGTGGAACAACAACGGGGCGGCCTGGCTGCCAGAGGCCGGACCGCGCGGCGGCGGGCGCGGTCCCGTAGCAGCCGGCGGCCAGAGCGTCACGGCGATGGTTCTCGGGCCGGCGTTGGGGCGGCTGGTGGGGCAGGGGGCCGTCGGCGACGGCCCCGGACGGCCCGGTCCGGGCGGCGGACCGTTCGGCGGACCCGGCAGCAACGGCCCAAACGGCGGTTTTGGAGGCCCCGGCGGACCACCGGGCTTCAGCGGGCGCGGGGCTGGTGGCGGGCCGCCGGGGACTGGGCCGCAGGGGACCGGCGTGCAGGGCGGCGGCCCGGGCGGCCCGCCCGGCGGGCGCGGCCAGGGCGGACCGGGTGGGTTCGGCGGCCCGGGTGGGTTCGGCGGCCCGGGTGGCGGAGGTGGCGCGCTGACCTTCGCCGGCGACCAGTGGAACAGTCTCGATCCGGGCCTGATCGGCTTCCTGCTGGTCAACCAGGGTTCGGCTCGGTTTCTGGTCGCGACGCCGACCTCAACCTATGCCAGCGTCGTCATGCTGATGGCGGATCGGCCGGCCATGGCGCTGGGCGGCTATCAGGGCTGGGACCGCATCCTGACGCCAGACACGCTTGCGCGACAGGTGGCGCTCGGGACCGTCCGGTTCTTCTGGATCGGTGGTGGCGGTGGCGCGGCCGGAGGCGGTCCGCGCCCGCCGATGGCCCAGCCGGCTGACGGCTCGACCGTGGTCAGCTCCAGCCAGGATGCGACCGCCGATCTGCTGGCCTGGGTGCGGGACCGCTGCGAGGTGGTGGACCCCGAGGTCTGGCAGACGGACCAGCGCGAGACGCGCGGCTACCAGTTGTACGACTGCGGCGCGCTCCTGGCTCCGGCGTCCGTCGCGGCGCGCTGA
- a CDS encoding thioredoxin family protein — MSNLITAEQYASGMTFDEYVAFLGSPENLRRQANAGPRQDLSGFFRDAFEQRQLTADQEAALQWIVAQPNGPAKMLVISEEWSSDCRRDVPTFARIAAVTGMELRIFLRDGDQYDRPSDPDIMAAFLNHKKGQAFRSIPVCAFFTNDLELLYQFTEYAAIYDKDRVVQQNIRAPKPGESPDETRVRAEREFGAVQQSPFWRIWTSAAVDEIVSALHRRAVLGVL; from the coding sequence ATGTCGAACCTGATCACCGCCGAACAGTACGCCTCTGGCATGACCTTTGACGAGTACGTCGCGTTTCTCGGCTCGCCGGAGAACCTCCGGCGGCAGGCTAACGCCGGGCCGAGGCAGGATCTCAGCGGGTTCTTCCGGGACGCCTTCGAGCAGCGCCAGCTGACCGCGGATCAGGAGGCCGCGCTTCAGTGGATCGTGGCACAGCCGAACGGCCCGGCGAAGATGCTCGTCATCTCCGAGGAGTGGTCGTCTGACTGCCGCCGTGACGTGCCGACGTTTGCGCGAATCGCCGCCGTCACGGGCATGGAGCTACGCATCTTCCTGCGCGACGGCGACCAGTACGACCGGCCGTCTGATCCCGACATCATGGCCGCGTTCCTGAACCACAAGAAGGGCCAGGCGTTCCGCTCGATCCCCGTCTGCGCCTTCTTCACGAACGATCTGGAGCTGCTGTACCAGTTCACGGAGTACGCGGCGATCTACGACAAGGATCGCGTGGTGCAGCAGAACATCCGCGCGCCGAAGCCGGGCGAATCGCCGGACGAGACGCGCGTCCGAGCCGAGCGCGAGTTCGGGGCGGTGCAGCAGTCGCCGTTCTGGCGGATCTGGACCTCGGCCGCCGTCGACGAGATCGTGAGCGCGCTGCACCGGCGAGCGGTGCTCGGGGTGCTGTAG
- a CDS encoding DUF2961 domain-containing protein: MGAFNGLGMSLGNLARVSRAQTRSISPENFDGAKGRGGMATEGTGAEAARDLGQGWKVSPSIRIVPGASATIAEISGSGAIQQIWLTTHYVNWRRLVLRIYWDGDESPAVEVPLGDFFCNGWGQFSQVSSLPVAVNPNGGMNCFWEMPFRKSARITLEHRAVAGNFPLGDLPRPATPTEDATVYYQVNYTLTDVPDDLAYFHAQWRRSNPLPYKADHTLLDGIQGTGQYIGTYIAWGVNNNGWWGEGEIKFFMDGDGEYPTICGTGTEDYFGGAWNFDVPGQGYTAFSTPFMGLSQILKPDGLYRSQQRFGMYRWHIMDPIRFESDLRVTIQALGWRSGRRYLPLQDDIASTAFYYLQGTSSPRAALPGPDGLEVI; the protein is encoded by the coding sequence ATGGGCGCATTCAACGGCCTGGGGATGAGCCTCGGCAACCTGGCGCGGGTCTCTCGCGCGCAGACCCGCTCGATCAGCCCGGAGAACTTCGACGGCGCGAAGGGGCGCGGCGGCATGGCGACCGAGGGCACCGGCGCCGAGGCCGCCCGCGACCTCGGCCAGGGCTGGAAGGTCTCGCCCAGCATCCGCATCGTGCCCGGGGCGTCGGCCACCATCGCCGAGATCAGCGGCAGCGGCGCGATCCAGCAGATCTGGCTCACCACCCACTACGTCAACTGGCGGCGACTGGTCCTCCGCATCTACTGGGACGGCGATGAGTCCCCCGCAGTCGAGGTCCCCCTGGGCGACTTCTTCTGCAACGGCTGGGGCCAGTTTTCACAGGTCAGCTCGCTGCCGGTGGCCGTGAACCCGAACGGCGGCATGAACTGCTTCTGGGAGATGCCGTTCCGCAAGAGCGCCCGCATCACGCTGGAGCACCGCGCCGTCGCCGGCAACTTCCCCCTTGGCGACCTGCCGCGCCCGGCCACACCCACCGAAGACGCCACCGTCTACTACCAAGTCAACTACACTTTGACAGACGTGCCGGACGATCTGGCCTACTTCCACGCCCAGTGGCGGCGCTCCAACCCGCTCCCCTACAAGGCCGATCACACCCTGCTCGACGGCATCCAGGGAACGGGCCAGTACATCGGCACGTACATCGCCTGGGGCGTCAACAACAACGGCTGGTGGGGCGAGGGCGAGATCAAGTTCTTCATGGACGGCGACGGGGAGTACCCCACCATCTGCGGCACCGGCACCGAGGACTACTTCGGCGGGGCCTGGAACTTCGACGTGCCCGGCCAGGGCTACACCGCGTTCTCGACGCCGTTTATGGGCCTCTCGCAGATCCTCAAGCCGGACGGCCTCTACCGCTCGCAGCAGCGCTTCGGCATGTACCGCTGGCACATCATGGACCCGATCCGCTTCGAGTCGGATCTGCGGGTGACGATTCAGGCGCTCGGCTGGCGGTCCGGGCGGCGCTACCTACCGCTCCAGGACGACATCGCCTCGACGGCGTTCTACTATCTCCAGGGGACGTCGTCGCCCCGCGCGGCGCTGCCCGGCCCGGACGGCCTCGAAGTGATCTAG